The genomic window ATCATTAAAATATTTCAAAGCATCCTCTTTTTGACCTAAAGCCAAAGCAGTTTTTCCAGCTTTTAATAAGAAACGAGGTGTTGTAAAATCGTTTTTGTTTGACTCAGCTGCTTTTACATAAAAATCAAGAGCTTCTTTTGCCTGATTTTTTTGAGAATAAGCATCACCAGTTGCTCCTTTAGCTAAAGCAGTTAAGATTACATCTTCAGATTTGAAATCACCTAAATATTTAATAGCTTCGTCAAATTTACCTGTATTTAAATAAGCAATACCAGCATAATAATTAGCTAAATTCCCAGCATCAGTTCCAGAATATTCGTCAGCGATTTTAATAAATCCGAATTTACCTTCTGAACCGTTTAATGATAATTTGTATAATGAATCGCTAGAAACACCATTTACTGCTTTTTCAAAATTTTGCTGTGCAACAAACATTTCACTAGCTGCTTCTTCTTGTTTAGGAGTAGCAATAAATTTTTGGTAAGCCAAATATCCAATTGTAGCAACAGCAATACCTGCAACTAAACCAATAATGATTTTTTGATTTTTAGCCACCCAATCCTCAGTTTTTGAAGCTGTCTCATCTAATTTTGAGAAAACGCCAGCTGTTGTGCTGTCTTTTTCGTCAATAACTACCTGTGCTTCTTCATTAACTTCTTTAACTTCCTTCTCTTTTGGTGTCTTATATCCTCTTTTATTGTAAGTTGCCATTTAAAAATTATTTAGTGAACGGCAAAAATAAAATTTTTATTGAAACCGACGTAAAAAATTTCAATTTTATCACTATTTTAAAAAAAATATTTTTGTTATGCAGCTGCCTATTCGCGGCAGTAATAAAATAAATCTGTTTCAAACAGCTCTAAAGTCAATTATATTGATAATTTTCGGTAATTTGCACCCTCAAATTTTTACTGCTCATAAACAGTAATTTTTATCGATTGAGTCCCTAAAAATGCATTTAAACAAAATCTCTTTATTTAATTATAAAAACTTTTCAGAAGCCAGTTTTGATTTCGATATCAAAATCAATTGTTTCGTGGGTAAAAACGGCATTGGAAAAACCAATGTGCTTGATGCTATTTATCATTTAGCTTACGGAAAAAGCTACTTTAATCCGTTAGCCGTTCAAAACATCAAGCATGGTGAGGAGTTTTTTGTGATTGATGCCGAACTGGAGAAGAATGAAAGAACAGAACAGATTGTCTGCAGTTTAAAAAAGGGACAGAAAAAAGTTTTAAAACGCAACGGAAAAGCTTACGATAAATTTTCAGATCATATTGGATTTGTTCCGCTCGTAATTATTTCGCCAGCCGACCGAGATTTGATTATTGAAGGAAGCGAAACGCGTCGTAAATTTATGGACAGCGTTATTTCGCAATTAGACTCAACTTACCTGCATCAGCTTATTCAGTATCAAAAAGTAATAGTACAGCGAAATGCGCTTTTGAAGTATTTCGCCTTAAATCATACTTTTGATAATGATACTTTATCTATATATAGTGAGCAGCTGAACGAATATGGAAAGTCGATCTTTGAGAAACGAAAAGATTTCTTAGAACAATTTATACCTATATTTAATATACATCACCAAGCTATCACCGGATCTGAAGAAAGTGTACAATTGGTTTACGAAAGTCATTTGTATGAAAAAGATTTATTGACTCTTTTACAAGAGAACATCAATAAAGATCGTGCGCTTCATTATACGACTGTCGGAATTCACAAAGACGATTTGTCTTTTGAAATTGATTTACATCCGATAAAAAAATTCGGTTCGCAGGGACAGCAGAAATCTTTTTTGATTGCTTTGAAACTGGCTCAATTTGAATTTCTAAAAAAGCAAAGCGGTGTAAAACCTATTCTTCTGTTTGATGATATTTTTGACAAACTAGACGAAACTCGTGTAGCGAAAATTGTAGAAATGGTAAACAGCGAAACATTTGGCCAGCTTTTTATTTCAGATACACATCCGGAACGAACCGAAGCGATTGTTAAATCGACGCATCAGACTTATAAGATCTTCAATTTGTAGTGCGCGAAATTTGATGTAATTTGTATCAGTTTTAGAATCAATCCCAAATAGAAATCAGTAAATTAGCCTGAACAAAAAAACTCAAAATGCAACTGCAATAAATATAATAGGATTATGCTAACGAAAGAATCATTGCAATTTTTAGACGATTTAAAAAGAAACAATAACAGAGAATGGTTTCAGGAAAATAAAAAACGATATGAAGTTTTCAAGAAAGATTATCATCAATTGGTAAGTGATTTTCTTGATGTTATGAAACCGCTTGATCCTTCATTAGAATTTTTAGAAGTTAAAAATTGTACTTTTAGAATCAATCGCGATATTCGTTTTTCTAAGGACAAATCTCCTTATAAGTCACATTTAGGCGTTTGGATGTCTGCTGGAGCAAAAGGTGCAAACCGCTCTGGATATTATGTCCACATCGAAAAAGGTGCAAGTTTTATTGCAGGCGGATTTTATTCTCCAGACGCAGAAGATTTGAAGAAAGTCCGAAAAGAAATTGCTTTTTTCTATGATGATTTACAGGAAATTTTAAACAATAAAGATTTCAAAAAAGAATTTGGAAGTTTGGATATAAATGAAAATAATTCGCTTAAAAGTATGCCTCGCGGTTACGAAAAAGATCATCCTGCAATAGAATTCTTGAAATTGAAAAGTTTTACAGCAACTCAAGTTTATGATATTTCTGAAGTAACTCAAAAAGATTTTGTTTCTAAAATGAGCAAAAAACTAATTGCTTTAAAACCTTTAAACGAATTTATCAATCGCGCTTTAGAGACTGAAGAATTTTAGAAAAAATCGCCACGAATTCACGAATTATTTAAAATTAATTCGTGAATTCGTGGCGGAAAAACTTTGCAAATGAAGAGGAGAATACTTTTTCTTGGAGAATCTTACCGCGCCGATGCTATAACCTGGATGAAGGGTTTGAAACAATTTGGCGATTTTGAAATTATAACGTGGGAACTTCAAACCTCAAACAGTTATAGATTCAAACGGATTTTAGAATACTTCTTATCTCCTATTTCGATTCGGAAAATCATCAAAAAAGAAAAACCAGACATGGTTATTGCCGAGAGAACCACCAGTTATGGATTTCTTGCAGCGATCTCTGGATCTAAAACTATTGCCATCGCGCAGCAAGGTCGAACCGATTTATGGCCGGAAGAATCTGTTTTATATCCATTTAAAAAATTCATTCAGAAATATGCTTTTAAGAAAGCGCATTTAATTCACGCTTGGGGACCTGTCATGGCAATTCACATGAAAGCATCTGGGGTTGACATGAATAAAGTTCTAGTTCTCCCAAAAGGAATTGATTTGTCGATTTTCACTCCTTCCATCAATAATTCAAACAAAATTGAAGCGATTGTAACACGCTCTTTAATGCCTGAGTATCGACACGATTCTATTTTAAAAGCATTCGGAATTTTGAATCAAAAAGGAATTGATTTTTCGCTTACTATTGTTGGCGACGGAACAAGACTTCAATTTTTAAAAGATTTAGCCAAAGATTTACAAATCGAAAATAAAGTAATTTTTACAGGAAGAATTCCGAATACGGAACTCCCACAATTATTACAGCAATCTAATATTTATATCAGCATGCCGATTACCGAAGGCGTTTCGGCATCTTTGTTTGAAGCAATGGCTTGCAATTGTTATCCCGTGGTTTCTGACATTCCCGGAAATCAAAGCTGGATCACACATCGCGAAAACGGACAGTTAATTGAAATTGACAACATCGAAATGCTGGCCGAAGAATTAATCTGGTCTTTTGAAAATCCTGAATTTCGAAATCAAGCTATTATTCGAAACAGAAAATTTGTGGAAGAAAATGCTAACTATGATATTAATATGAAGGTTATTGCGGAGAAATATCATGAATTAATAGATTCTCGAAATAATTAGCTTTTATTTCGGATAAGCCAACGAAACTCTTTTATTCAAAGCATCATACACCACATAATGAAAATTTTCATTTTCACGCAAAAGAAAAACATTACCATAGCTTTCATCCCTAGAAAACACAATTTTGTAATTAGATAGATTAATCAAATTTCTTTTGTCTTTGCAATCTTTTACAATCTCTCCTGACTGATTCCCATCTGTATTACTCCAAACATAACCGTAAGACCTCCATTCCTTAGTAAAAGAATCCAACATTTGAGTATAAAGCATTTTATCCTTATCATCTTGCAAATCACCACTACTAGGAATTAATCGAATTGCAGTTCCTTCTTTATGAATATAAAAAACACCTAAATCTTTACTAAAATTTTCTCTTTGTGTTTTTTTCATTCCACACGTTAAACCAACAAAACGAACGTTTTCCACAATAAGATGTATCTGATTATTACCTATCATTGCGTAAGTTCCTGACGTAAAAACAAAACAATCAGTAGCACATTGCATTGTGTCACCGCACGAAAATGTACCATCTAAATTAAAAGTTACATGACGTCCAGCATTTTCTTGCTTTTCTTTTATTAAAGAATACTCAAAAACATCTGTATAACCAATTACATCCCTTGTTTCCCATTTCCCTAGAATATCTGATTGAGCAAAACTAGGCATTGATAAAAACAAACCTAAAAAGAGTAAAATCTTATTATTAAGAAAAAATTCTTTCATAACTATAACATTATAATTCTTTCAAACTTACAAAAGAAATGAATTCGTTTTTTGAATTTTGATATTTATTGAAAACTCACTTCAAATAAATTTTAATCCTTACTTTTGAACTCAGTTAAAAAAAGCCTTTTATTTATGGAAATCCAATCCAATTTTTCTTTAAAAAACTACAATACTTTTGGCATTGAAGCCAGTGCTAAAAAATTCGTTGCCGTTCATTCTATTGCTGAGTTAAAAACAGTTTTAGCAGCAAACAAAAACGAGAAAAAATTTATTTTGGGCGGTGGCAGCAATATGCTTTTAACCAAAGATATTGATGCTCTTGTGATTCATATCGACTTAAAAGGCAAAAAAATAATTAAAGAAGATGAAGATTTTGTCTGGGTCGAAAGTCAGGCAGGAGAAACTTGGCACGATTTCGTTCTTTACACTATCGATAATAATTTTGGCGGATTAGAAAATATGTCTCTAATTCCAGGAAATGTAGGCACAACGCCAGTTCAGAATATTGGCGCTTACGGAACTGAGATTAAAGACACTTTTGTTTCTTGTGAAGCGATGAATATTGAAAATCAGGAAATAAAAACATTCAACAATGCCGAATGTAATTTTGGCTACCGCGAAAGCATTTTCAAACATGAAGTAAAAGATCAATATATTATTACTTCGGTTGTTTTTAAATTGACTAAACGCAATCATAAAATCAATACTTCTTACGGAGATATTTTGGCAGAATTGGCAAAAAACAATATTACTGAACCTACTTTAAAAGATGTCAGTAATGCTGTAATTGCTATTAGACAAAGTAAATTACCCGATCCGAAAGA from Flavobacterium fluviale includes these protein-coding regions:
- a CDS encoding tetratricopeptide repeat protein, encoding MATYNKRGYKTPKEKEVKEVNEEAQVVIDEKDSTTAGVFSKLDETASKTEDWVAKNQKIIIGLVAGIAVATIGYLAYQKFIATPKQEEAASEMFVAQQNFEKAVNGVSSDSLYKLSLNGSEGKFGFIKIADEYSGTDAGNLANYYAGIAYLNTGKFDEAIKYLGDFKSEDVILTALAKGATGDAYSQKNQAKEALDFYVKAAESNKNDFTTPRFLLKAGKTALALGQKEDALKYFNDIKDNYDSTPEAASVDALIGLAQ
- the recF gene encoding DNA replication/repair protein RecF (All proteins in this family for which functions are known are DNA-binding proteins that assist the filamentation of RecA onto DNA for the initiation of recombination or recombinational repair.), which translates into the protein MHLNKISLFNYKNFSEASFDFDIKINCFVGKNGIGKTNVLDAIYHLAYGKSYFNPLAVQNIKHGEEFFVIDAELEKNERTEQIVCSLKKGQKKVLKRNGKAYDKFSDHIGFVPLVIISPADRDLIIEGSETRRKFMDSVISQLDSTYLHQLIQYQKVIVQRNALLKYFALNHTFDNDTLSIYSEQLNEYGKSIFEKRKDFLEQFIPIFNIHHQAITGSEESVQLVYESHLYEKDLLTLLQENINKDRALHYTTVGIHKDDLSFEIDLHPIKKFGSQGQQKSFLIALKLAQFEFLKKQSGVKPILLFDDIFDKLDETRVAKIVEMVNSETFGQLFISDTHPERTEAIVKSTHQTYKIFNL
- a CDS encoding DUF2461 domain-containing protein; the encoded protein is MLTKESLQFLDDLKRNNNREWFQENKKRYEVFKKDYHQLVSDFLDVMKPLDPSLEFLEVKNCTFRINRDIRFSKDKSPYKSHLGVWMSAGAKGANRSGYYVHIEKGASFIAGGFYSPDAEDLKKVRKEIAFFYDDLQEILNNKDFKKEFGSLDINENNSLKSMPRGYEKDHPAIEFLKLKSFTATQVYDISEVTQKDFVSKMSKKLIALKPLNEFINRALETEEF
- a CDS encoding glycosyltransferase, with product MKRRILFLGESYRADAITWMKGLKQFGDFEIITWELQTSNSYRFKRILEYFLSPISIRKIIKKEKPDMVIAERTTSYGFLAAISGSKTIAIAQQGRTDLWPEESVLYPFKKFIQKYAFKKAHLIHAWGPVMAIHMKASGVDMNKVLVLPKGIDLSIFTPSINNSNKIEAIVTRSLMPEYRHDSILKAFGILNQKGIDFSLTIVGDGTRLQFLKDLAKDLQIENKVIFTGRIPNTELPQLLQQSNIYISMPITEGVSASLFEAMACNCYPVVSDIPGNQSWITHRENGQLIEIDNIEMLAEELIWSFENPEFRNQAIIRNRKFVEENANYDINMKVIAEKYHELIDSRNN
- the murB gene encoding UDP-N-acetylmuramate dehydrogenase, yielding MEIQSNFSLKNYNTFGIEASAKKFVAVHSIAELKTVLAANKNEKKFILGGGSNMLLTKDIDALVIHIDLKGKKIIKEDEDFVWVESQAGETWHDFVLYTIDNNFGGLENMSLIPGNVGTTPVQNIGAYGTEIKDTFVSCEAMNIENQEIKTFNNAECNFGYRESIFKHEVKDQYIITSVVFKLTKRNHKINTSYGDILAELAKNNITEPTLKDVSNAVIAIRQSKLPDPKELGNSGSFFKNPILLKSDFEKIHQKFPEMKFYEVSETEVKVPAGWLIEQAGFKGKRFGDAGVHKNQALVLVNYGNATGQEILAVSKEVQKTVFETFGIQIEAEVNVI